In Hippoglossus hippoglossus isolate fHipHip1 chromosome 11, fHipHip1.pri, whole genome shotgun sequence, the sequence CACAGGATGGGAAGCTGCTGGTGTGGGACACCTTCACCGGCAACAAGGTGAATCATCACCGTCTCATATAGAAAGTCTCTATATCGTATTAATCTATAATTATAATCTGTTTATCACACAAAGTtcaactggtcctcacaaagtgtgcaaaacaaacaggaatgaCAAAGcttcctgatgatgtcatgctATGACATACTGAAGAGTTGTTATATTCCACCTTTAATTTTAAGATGTTCAACTTTCAAGTTTAGTATGAAGTTCAAAAGTTCAAAGTTTGAattttttgaatttgaaagttgaaattatgaaattttgtatttaaagttaGAATTTTCAAGTTTCAAGATATTACTTTATAGTTTTAAACATCACTGGTGCAACAATCCATCTTGATGTTGAACTTCATGGTTTAACTGAGTTACTGGTGACAACACTGGTTGGTGAAACTGGTTGGACTAGTTAACTAGTCCCCAGCTTCTAATCCTCCAATAATCCCATTAGTCTGGATTTCATAGTTTGAGTTAATTTGTCAGGGATGTTTTCAACCTGTCAGGAATAAAACTTACATTATTGAACAATTTAAAAGTTTTAGcctttttcttgtgtttaatGTTGTACCACGTATGAAAGAGTTTGTAAATGAACTGAACCGGTGCTTCCCAGCTGATTGCCGTCCCACTGAAGTCGGCCTGGGTGATGAGCGTCGCCTTCGCCCCCTCTGGTAACCTGGTGGCCAGCGGGGGTCTGGACAACATCTGCACAGTCTGCAACATCAAGGCCGCCAGCCCCAAGACCCTCAGGGAGCTGGACGCACACACAGGTGAGGATGACGCCGACGGAGGACGGACGGACGAAGACACTGACTAAACGCTGgcttgtctctcctcctcccaggtTACCTGTCCTGCTGCCGTTTCCTCAGCGACACTGACATCCTGACGGCCTCTGGTGACACCACCTGGTGAGTTCATCGCTTTGCTTTTCGCCACCGGACGATAAACTTTGTGAATTTCTTTTATTCGTCCAATCTACACACAGATGTTAACAGCATCTGTTGAAATACATGTTGAACCAGGAGTCTagatgaaaacaagaaaacaaaacaccattaCACACCATGCgaaatggatttttttaaataaaagaaatacatgtgAACAGTGCGAGTTAGTCCAGATCTGGAAACAGACCTGACCCACTGtctcctgcctccccccccccctccccctcccccgcCCTGCCCTCAGCTGCCTGTGGGACCTGGAGACCGGTAAGCAGAAGACCATCTTCACCAATCACATCGGAGACTGCATGTCGCTGGCTCTCTCCCCCGACATGAACACCTTCATCTCTGGAGCCTGCGACTCCCTGGCCAAGCTGTGGGACCTGAGGGAAGGGACCTGCAAGCAGACCTTCAGTGGACACACCAGCGACATCAACGCCATCGCGGTGAGGAtccacagaaacaacacaaacacacacacacacacacacgcatcaaAACCTCTGATCAGAGAGCAGCTTCAACGACTCATCCTGTCGTGCTGTCTCCTGTGGATGTGAACAGAGGTGTCGTCCAGTTAGCAACACAACGACAGGATCAACTAAAAGGGCCGTCTGGCGTgttgtcctcttcctcttcttcttcttcttccactgtttaatgctgtctctacttcctgtgattggtccaaaagtccaaactggtctgaggaacctttcacacctgatgttcaggttcagactgaactgaagagtctgaagctctgaacccaaccaggtgtgaacgagtcctgagTCTGTAGCAGGTCGAGTTTTAAACTTTCTAATGTACCTTTGCTCCTGGTTCCAACACGACTCACGTATATTAGTCTGAGAGACGATGGAAACTTTAACCAGTGTATTTAGTGTCTggtggaagcagcagcagatcatgTATCACATGAAgatcatttctcctcctccctcgctcctcaGTTCTTCTCCAATGGACACACCATCGTCACAGGCTCCGACGACTGCTCCTGCAAGATGTACGACCTGCGCTCTGACCAGGAGGTGATTAGCTACCAGGACAGCAGCCTGAACGCCGGCGTCACGTCTGTGGCTCTGTCCAACTCAGGCCGCCTCATCTTCGCCGGCTACGACGACTTCAACTGTCACGTCTGGGATTCTCTGAAGGGAGAGAAAGTCGGTGAGTGAACAACGAACAAACATCCTTTAGCTGCTCGGGGGAAAatgaacagcagcaacaggtaGAAAGAAGAGTTTAGAGTTTGTctgagggaagaaaagaaaatcatataAATATAGTTATGCCACGAAATGAACACATCTCCTCTTCATTCCGTTCTTTTGCTTCAttccccttcctcttcttcttcttccctttcttccttttctttattctttccCTTATGCTCATCTCAtttatctttctctttgttCGTGTAATTTGATatattcctcctcttcttcctctcctctcccctttcctctctgttcctcctcctcctcttcctcgtcctccaggCGTTCTGTCCGGCCATGACAACAGGGTGAGCTGCACCGGCGTCCCTGAGGATGGGATGGGAGTCTGCACAGGATCCTGGGACAGTTTCCTCAAACTGTGGAACTGAGGTCGTCCCGGCGGAGGATAAAcaccaggaggaggaagagcagggggggaggaggtagaggaagagaaGTGCGGTTGGGGGAGAGCTGACTGAGCAgaccttcctctctttctctctccctctccccctcctccttgtTCATGTATGCAAAACGAGAGTCTGTGAGTGAGTCCGTTGTGTAAATGGCATCAGGCATCAGCAGTGAGTGATGCATCCCACTGCATGTGCACCAGTTTCATTACATCCAGaccataatttaaaaaataaaaacgttgATAAAAAATAGTGCGTTATTCAAAATGAGCAGAAAATAAGCTCCTGTCGATAATGTCAATTAAACACGTAGATGTTTGACAATAACAAAGAAAGAACACATATTGAAAGTGAGGCTGTAGcattacagatttatttttatcgTCTTTGACCTGCACTTATTTAGATGAAATATTgatatgtacatttatttccattttatagATTTAACTCACTAGATAAAGAGTCGATGTACAGtgtctattctttttttttttttggctgcaCATATCCACAGTGTATGTGTATGGTCATGGTACGGCCGCCATCTTGGGTCCCCTGCTCACGACCAGCAGCCTTCGatccaagatggctgctgcCGTTTCCCCGTCTCACCTGTGAAACTCCGACGCTGTGTAAACACTCTGTAAAGACctgtaaactgtattttactCCCCCGGGTTCAGCTGCATTTTGTAGTACTTTTACACACGTGTGCAGTTCCTctgtaaaaagacaaaatgtttgttGAAAATCTTTATAATAAACATAGAATTCTGCATTAACACCATGTccgactctgtgtgtttgtgtttcggTAGCTCGGCtgaagaagacattttaaaaagtcatgtttttaaGATAGGGTGTTATTTTGAGTGTGTAGCCTACATGTAGTTGCAGCTCTAAACCGCCAGGGGGCGCAGGTTTCATCATTACCGAGGTCACAGTGAACTAGACTGAACCCAAGGATCCCACGGGTGGATCCCTCTCAGGCCAACATATCCCAGAAGTCATTGCGTTTGACCTTTTCAAACCAAGGAGACGCCTCCGAACTGTGACACAGctacagactgtaaataaagatggacgacttgacaGCTCCctcaagtgaagccaaattgtctccatcgccccctggtggctggctgcagaataggtcataaacctgGGAGAAGAcattaaatgaatgtttgtcaaatatgttttttgtgatttgttctgatcagtttggtttgaatcagttatttgatgatgtaaagaTGAGCTCAgacgtcgtgattgacagctgagactcgaTACAGCACAATAACAATGAAAaactttattaactttatttaacacaGTTACAAAGTGGTTTGcaagttgaaaatgtaaaattgaaCAGCAAACAATGTGAAACACTTCTTTAAAGACACAGAGCATTAGAGCACTGATACGTAAATACATAATGTTACAGgggagaaaagagtaaaaacaagatcaaataaaagttataaataatAGTTGATAACTGGGAAATATGTGTTTAAGAGCGATTTGAAAGAGGATGTTCACAtaagagataagataagattaatataagataagataagataaaatgattgactgattgattgattgattttagaAGAAGTTGAAAAGTAGCGAGCAGCTTTTGATGATCTACAAAATCAAATGTATTCAATTATTATTGACTTTTGAAATACGGGGAGTTACAAGTATAAAAGTAATCTAGTAGTTACTAGTGACAGCTCAGGGCTGGAGGACATGATGTAAACAGCAGGGGGCGGTGATGCACCTGGAGGGGAGCTGTTGGTgtcacctgacacacacacacacagacacacacagacacacactcacacagtcactcacacaccGGCCGGTCTCCGTCCCTGTCCCGgttctcctgctcttcctcctcctcctcctgctcctcctgctcctcgtcctcctcctcctcctcctcctcctcctctcaccggGAACCAGCCGCTCTCACTCCGTCATGTCGACCCGCAGCTTCTTCGTGGGAGGAAACTGGAAGATGAACGGAAACAAGGAGACTCTGAGCGGGATGATGGAGAATCTGAACACCGCCGACCTGCAGGACAccggtgaggggggggggggagagagagagagagagagagagagagagagagagagagagagagagagagagagagagagagacagagagagagagagagagagggggggagggagagagagagagagagagagagagacagagagacagagagacagagagagagagagagagagagagagagagagagagagagagagagagacagagagagagagagagagagggggggagggagagagagagagagatagagagagagagagagagagagagagagagagagggggggagggagagagggagagagagagagagagagagacagagagagagagagagggggagagagagagagggagagagggagagagagagagagagagagagagagagagagagagagagagggggagagagagagagagagagagagagagagagagagagagagagagaggggggggagggagagagggagagagagagagagagagagagacagagagagagagagagggggagagagagagagagagggggggggagggagagagggagagagagagagagagagagagagagagagagagagtgtgtgggagagagagagagagagggagtgagggagggaggagggtgagagagagagagagagagagagagagagagagagagacagagagagagagagagggggagagagagagagagaggggggggggggagagagagagagagagagagagagagagagagagagagagagagagagagagagagagacagagagagagagagagagagagagggagagagagagagagagagagagagagagagagagagggagaggggggagactGTTATTAACTACTCAGATTCTCTACTGAAGAATGATTTGATCCTTGaagttacttttttttattatttccctttCCTCTCATTTTGAACTGTAAACTTCTATAAATATTATTTCCGTTTTTATTTCGTGattccttttcaaaataagtgTCTGGCTCAGGCTCCTGTAACCCGCTCTCTCTTAAATGATTGAATCTGCCGAGGTCGTTCTTAGAcgtaataaagatggacgccatgacGGCTCCCTCAAAGCGAAGCCAAAAgcatctccatcgccccctggtggctggctgcagtatagcaTCGTTTCAGGTGGATTTCAggaagaaaagataaaaagttACGCTCCCCCTGTTTTTCAGAGGTGGTGTGTGCGGCGCCCTCCGTCTACCTGGACTTCGTTCGCTCCCGTCTGGATCCCAGAATCGGCGTCGCAGCGCAGAACTGCTACAAAGTGTCCAAGGGGGCGTTTACCGGAGAGATCAGGTATCTGACGTTTCATcgtacagaaaaacaaacacaggcttTTATacggtttttattttaacaccATCGAGGAAGTTAATGTACGCACAGtttgttttcaaatttaaatatgtaaaatcaaCAGTATCTTGTgtgtcgccccctgctggcagCCCGGACATGATAAAGGACTGCGGGGCCGACTGGGTCGTCCTGGGACACTCGGAGCGCCGTCACGTGTTCGGAGAAAGCGACGAGCTGATTGGACAGAAGGTGAGACGCCTCCTGTGATGTTTGAAGGTCGGTAAGAAGGAAGACGAAGCTGGTGACATGTTTCCCTCGTGGTCCTCAGGTGGCTCACGCTCTGGAGGGCGGTCTGGGTGTGATCGCCTGCATCggggagaagctggaggagcGAGAGGCCGGAGCCACCGAGGAGGTCGTGTACGCTCAGACGCAGGTGATCGCAGGTAAACAGTATTACTGTTAATTTACTTCATattcgtgttttctttttgctttacACCAAAACACGCTCTCAGATTTCTCCACCTTTATGtagtatgtaaataaagttttgaattCTCTGTTAATAAATACGATTTTATTGATTATGTATTGAAGTCGTCTCCTCgctgatttaaaatgtgtcgTTGGTCTCCGCTGCTGAACAAACCTCCAGAGACACGATCGTCTTTAAATCAGTTTCAGTGTCGTCGATGGATACGCCATCGTGTTGAATGTCAGGAAAtgaattgtgttgtgtttttgtgttgtgttgtgttgcagagaGCGTGAACGACTGGGAGAAAGTGGTGCTGGCGTATGAGCCTGTGTGGGCGATCGGCACGGGGCGGACGGCCACACCTGAACAGGTAACAGAGAACATCAGCGACACGGGtagatttcattttctgttcaaaaccaaaataaccacaaatgaaaactgtgtgtgtgtgtgtgtgtgtgtgtgtgtgtgtgtgtccaggctcAGGAGGTCCATGAGAAGCTGAGGGCGTGGCTTAGAGCCAACGTCTCTGACGACGTGGCCGACTCTGTTCGCATCATCTATGGAGGTCAGTGACGATTCTTCTCGTTTACAGTCAAATGGATCATAGGGCTCCGTACGCACTGGGGGGGGCGTGGATacagtttgattgacagctagtaccgtccaataGTTGAACTGAAACCGTGAAACCTGAGAGACAAACGCAGGATATTTGAAATGAGACTCGTCCCTGGACTCCCTGACTGGTTTGGATCTGTCCTGTTTCTGTCCGTCCTCAGGCTCGGTGACGGGAGACAACTGCCGAGAGCTGGCGTCCCAGGGCGACGTGGACGGCTTCCTGGTGGGCGGAGCCTCTCTGAAACCAGAGTTTGTCGACATCATCAACGCGCGTGCGTAACGGACGCGGGTTCCATCAGGACCGATGAGAAACACACGTTCAGTTCGTCACGTGCTCACGTCCGTGTGTCTGCAGAGTGTTAGGtaaataaatatcacacagTTGTGGGAatttagcttttattttatttatcatatttatagTTAATctactttttgttgtttctatAGTTTAACCTTTATTCTGAGGCTTTAAAAGTCTTTTTACGGGACAGGACTTTATCAGTTTTCAGTTAAAGCTTCTTCACGTGATCTGCAGCAGACGATcaggttgtgttgtgtgtttttaaaacaggtTCACActgttgtaatgttgtgttaCTGATGGACGGCACTAACTGTTACTTCAGGGTCCATAGCAACAAAAGCTCAGACAGAATTAAATGAATCACATGatgtaaaaaattaaatataatattagaATCTGTGTTTTaggggcttttattgtgaagtcgCCACCATAGACACAATAGATGAACTCTGCactttgctgttgtgtgtttgactctGGATTTATGACCaatgtaataaataaactaataaattaatgaaaggaaaagtaatatttgtatttggtGTTTTATTTGCTGCATCATCTCGTCACTACGGATGAAGCTCCTGAGGATTCACTGCAcaactaacacagacacacaaaacaacacaaacacattttttttaactgtgatTGAAATTGTAAATTAccatctttttattatttcacatattttcacattattttcaaTGACAAGCGTTTTTGTTCGTtcatttattcttctttttcaaCGAAGCTAATTCTATGGACATTCAGGAGGAACCGAAGAAACAAGGAGGTTtagatcattttttttttttcttcagacaGAGATTCAAGCATGAAGGACAAATAATCAAAATCACatcaggaagaaaaacagaatccGACTCGACGGGAGGAAAAGtagacggagagagaggaggaggagagaggtggaggagtgcAGGTGTCTCAGTGTCCAGGACAGAGGTGGACACGGAGGACACACGTGTTCGGgtgtttgtgtagttttcaCTCGGTCGGAAACGGCCGAGTCGTGTTTCTGCAGAGGCATCGTCCTAACCCAGTCACGTGCTTCACTTCACAGGATTCTATCATTTCTCTGCTCGTCTCCGCTCTTACAACAATAATCAGGATCTTTGCAGCTCTGTCCTCGTTAAAACTACAGTAACAGTGCATGTCTGGCTTATAAATGTTATATGTTCATAATATTCCCCTGCATGTGCGTGAGCGTGTGTTGCATCTGCcgactgtgcatgtgtgtgtgtgtgtgtgcagcatcgTCTTCCTACACATTTAAAGTCCAGTGCATAttttatctttgtctttttttttgcttggcTCTttagcttgtgtgttttttaatgaatctTTCTTTGTACATGGCTCATTCCCTGTTTGtcgtctgtgagtgtgtgtgtgtgagtgtgtgtctgtgagtgtgtgtgtgagtgtgtgtgagtcattcatccgtccatctgtcGGTTTTCACAGTGCACTGGGGTTCCTGAAGTTATGGCCTGCGAAGCGAGCCTGGTCGCCCAACTCCTCCTCGATCctgcagagaagagaggagacgaAGAGGAGGGACGATGTGTGAGAGGGGGAAGACAAGAtgaagacgaagaggaagacgaagagaaggagaagcaggGAGGACGATggagagaagacaaagagaagatgtagaagaagagaagagtaAAGGGAAATTATTCAAAGTGGGTTGAGAGAGTTCTTCATTTTGAGTTGAACACACATTTTATCAGCTCTGGAATCGACTGCGATGAAAAATGCTCAAAGCTCCTGATTAATGGACGAGCTCCGTCCTCACACCACGTCCCACCAGCCCCTCTGGCTAACGTCAAAGAAGACTGTTGTATTTCGAGATGCGAACGAAAGAGAAACACGATGTTTTGACCACATTCATCGTTCTGAGGCTCTGACGTTCctctggtggaggaggaagcacGGAACAGCCTGGCCTCCATGTTCTCTGTCCACgtcgtgtctccacttcctggttTGAAAGTTGGTGTCTGACTCCAagtgcacaagatggcagcgttcgatTCCGGGATCTTTTGGATCATTCCTCGatagaaggaggaggtggagaagcgtcgtccatctttgttttcagtcaaaGGTTTGTAGTTTATTCTATTTGGCTCCACATCTTTTGATTTCATGGGGATTAGATGACAACTTCCTGGTGTAGACTATGAATAActacttactgtgtgtgtgtgtgtgtgtgtgtgtgtgtgtctgtgtgcacttGACTGCAGTGATTAGCGTTTATCGCTAGTTAAAGCTCCTGTAAGTCTCTCcaccctccacctctctgcgTCTCCTCAGCAGTCCGATGGGATTACACCGCTGAGCTgatcctcctcgtcttcctcctcctcctcctcctcctcctcctcttcctcctcctgcctctgacTGGCTCGGACACATCAGATGACGTCAGCGCTGCTGTTGCCTGTCATGTCAATTAGCTCCCGATGCTAAACACTAAGACCCGAGGAGCCTGGTTGTGGCTCAGCTGCCGCCCGAATTGGCAAATACCAAACAAAGgaaaattgatttttaaatcagACTCAGTGCCTTTGAgactgaaaaatacattttactccCAGACGACCACTGACCTCATCAGCTGGTTGTACTTGGCCAGTCGCTCAGATCTGCAGGGGGCGCCGGTCTTGATctgcaacaaacacagagagagaatcatCAGCGACGTCGTCACGTGTAGAATCAGATTTTCTGTCCTGATGATCTGAAGCTTTTGTCTGATACGTGAATCATGTGGTGGAGACAGTGGTGGTTTAGGTCCAGAAAAGGAAAGTAGGTCAAcatgacgggggggggggggggagtgtgtgtctgtgtgttttctatggTTGTGAGGACACTGTGGTCCAAATCACTCAAGATATCACCGACTCTCTTCACCCGTCATTCAGGACCGGGGTCAAATCCCTGACCTGATGGGGCAGGTCAGGAAACTTTGTCTTCTATACAGACGATGGCAGAAAGAGCTTGAGAaccattaatgtgtgtgtgtgtgtgtgtgtgtgtgtgtgtgtgtgtgtgtgtgtgtgtgtacctgtccgGTGCACAGTCCCACCACCAGGTCGGCGATGAAGGTGTCCTCCGTCTCTCCGGAGCGATGGCTGACCATCACACCCCACCCGTTGGCCTGAGCCAGTTTGCACCTGAGAGACAAAGAGCAGGGACGAGGTGGAACCGTTACCGACAGGAAGTGTGAGTGgcgctttgtgttcaccgctggtcgtcgagtcacGTGACTGgtgagaaccaatcaggaagagaacgtgggcgtcatcgtttactaaagtctcagtttctccACAGAATATATTTATAAGAATGGACGTGGACTCCAAGTCGGTAAAGTGAAGGtccctgaaacctgtattctctgaaatgaccagcagagggcgactcgAGTGGTTGTAAAAAAAGAAGGCATCATATAGTTTAtaatttaaatcttaaaattcTAAGTTTAATCTCAACGTGTCGACTTTATtcttaaaacacaaactgaagctgacatgttttcttctgttcgGCCCTAATTATCTTCCGTAGCTGTTAGTTAGTATGTTAATCA encodes:
- the gnb3b gene encoding guanine nucleotide-binding protein G(I)/G(S)/G(T) subunit beta-3b; its protein translation is MAAEKAEMDALKKECDGLRAQIEAARKAVNDGSMTSAAGGVDSVGRVQLKLRKTLKGHLAKIYAMHWSADSRQMVSASQDGKLLVWDTFTGNKLIAVPLKSAWVMSVAFAPSGNLVASGGLDNICTVCNIKAASPKTLRELDAHTGYLSCCRFLSDTDILTASGDTTCCLWDLETGKQKTIFTNHIGDCMSLALSPDMNTFISGACDSLAKLWDLREGTCKQTFSGHTSDINAIQFFSNGHTIVTGSDDCSCKMYDLRSDQEVISYQDSSLNAGVTSVALSNSGRLIFAGYDDFNCHVWDSLKGEKVGVLSGHDNRVSCTGVPEDGMGVCTGSWDSFLKLWN
- the LOC117771062 gene encoding triosephosphate isomerase-like, producing MSTRSFFVGGNWKMNGNKETLSGMMENLNTADLQDTEVVCAAPSVYLDFVRSRLDPRIGVAAQNCYKVSKGAFTGEISPDMIKDCGADWVVLGHSERRHVFGESDELIGQKVAHALEGGLGVIACIGEKLEEREAGATEEVVYAQTQVIAESVNDWEKVVLAYEPVWAIGTGRTATPEQAQEVHEKLRAWLRANVSDDVADSVRIIYGGSVTGDNCRELASQGDVDGFLVGGASLKPEFVDIINARA